A DNA window from Hordeum vulgare subsp. vulgare chromosome 1H, MorexV3_pseudomolecules_assembly, whole genome shotgun sequence contains the following coding sequences:
- the LOC123437246 gene encoding patellin-6, with protein MSQTTTASPAPAPAPATDAPPKPSAGAKRSLMGSLIDATALLRAASFKEDSYVAAALPSSDLRALADLRALLATHPDQISIWGVPLNPPSDSPADERTDVVLLKFLRARDFRVRDAHAMLLRCAAWRAEFRADAVLDEDLGFKDLEGIVAYMHGWDREGHPVCYNAYGVFKDRDMYDRVFGDGDRLSRFLRWRVQIMERGVRALQLRPGGVNAIIQVTDLKDMPKRELRAASNQILSLFQDNYPEMVARKVFVNVPWYFSVLFSMISPFLTERTKSKFVIAREGNVAETLFKFIRPELVPVQYGGLSRASELENGPPKPASEFTIKGGEKVFLEIDGIEAGATITWDLVVGGWELEYGAEYVPAAEGGYTLCVERTRKVPAAADEPVHNTFTAKEPGKMVLSIDNSGSRKRKVAAYRYFVRKPSA; from the exons ATGTCTCAGACCACCACCGCGTCCCCCGCGCCCGCGCCGGCGCCGGCAACCGACGCGCCGCCGAAGCCTTCGGCAGGCGCGAAGCGCAGCCTGATGGGGTCCCTCATCGACGCCACAGCGCTGCTCCGGGCGGCCTCCTTCAAGGAGGACTCGTACGTGGCGGCGGCGCTCCCGTCCTCGGACCTCCGCGCGCTCGCCGACCTCAGGGCGCTCCTGGCCACCCACCCGGACCAAATCTCCATCTGGGGCGTGCCGCTCAACCCGCCCAGCGACTCCCCCGCCGACGAGCGCACCGACGTCGTGCTCCTCAAGTTCCTCCGCGCCAGGGACTTCCGCGTCCGCGACGCGCACGCCATGCTGCTCCGCTGCGCCGCCTGGCGGGCCGAGTTCCGCGCCGACGCCGTGCTGGACGAGGACCTTGGGTTCAAGGACCTCGAGGGCATCGTCGCCTACATGCACGGCTGGGACCGCGAAGGCCACCCCGTCTGCTACAACGCCTACGGCGTCTTCAAGGACCGGGACATGTACGACCGGGTGTTCGGCGACGGCGACCGCCTCTCCCGGTTCCTCCGGTGGCGCGTCCAGATCATGGAGCGCGGCGTGCGCGCGCTCCAGCTCCGCCCCGGCGGCGTCAACGCCATCATACAGGTCACCGACCTCAAGGACATGCCGAAGCGAGAGCTCCGCGCCGCGTCCAACCAGATACTCTCCCTCTTCCAGGACAACTACCCCGAGATGGTCGCCCGCAAG GTGTTCGTGAACGTGCCGTGGTACTTCTCCGTGCTGTTCTCCATGATCTCGCCCTTCCTCACGGAGCGCACCAAGAGCAAGTTCGTCATCGCGCGCGAGGGCAACGTCGCGGAGACGCTCTTCAA GTTCATCCGGCCGGAGCTGGTGCCGGTGCAGTACGGCGGGCTGAGCCGCGCCAGCGAGCTGGAGAACGGGCCGCCCAAGCCGGCGTCCGAGTTCACCATCAAGGGCGGCGAGAAGGTCTTCCTAGAGATCGACGGCATCGAG GCCGGTGCGACAATAACGTGGGACCTGGTCGTCGGCGGCTGGGAGCTCGAGTACGGCGCGGAGTACGTGCCGGCGGCGGAGGGCGGGTACACGCTGTGCGTGGAGAGGACAAGGAAGGTCCCGGCCGCCGCCGACGAGCCCGTGCACAACACCTTCACGGCCAAGGAGCCCGGCAAGATGGTGCTCTCCATCGACAACTCCGGCTCACGGAAGCGGAAGGTCGCCGCCTACCGCTACTTCGTGCGCAAGCCGTCGGCGTAG